The genomic region CAAAAAGAAAATAAACCAGAATTACGAAATGATTGGTGAGAGCCAGCCGCTGCAGCAAATCAGAGAGATGATCGACAAGGTGGCGCCTACCGAGGCTCGAGTGCTCATTACGGGCGACAACGGCACTGGTAAAGAACTTGTTGCGCACGCGTTGCACGAGAAAAGCGAACGTGCAGAAGCTCCGATGATCGAAGTAAACTGTGCCGCAATTCCGTCGGAGTTGATAGAAAGTGAATTATTTGGGCATATAAAAGGATCGTTTACATCGGCAGTGAAGGACAGGGCAGGCAAATTTGAGGCAGCCAATCACGGTACAATCTTCTTAGACGAAATCGGAGATATGAGCCTCTCTGCTCAAGCTAAAGTGCTGCGCGCCCTCCAAGAACATAAAATTTCGCGCGTAGGTAGCGACAAAGATATTAGCATCGACGTGCGCGTAATTGCAGCCACCAACAAAGATTTGAAAAAAGAAATTGCTGAGGGGCGCTTCCGCGAAGATTTATATCATCGGCTGGCGGTTATTTTGATTAAAGTACCTTCGCTGAACGAAAGAAAAGATGATATTCCTCTATTGGTTGAACATTTTTGCAACAGAATTTCTCAAGAACAAGGTATTGCAACTAAAACATTCTCAGAAAAAGCTATTGCAATGCTCCAAGAACAGGATTGGACTGGAAATATCCGTGAATTGCGCAACGTAGTTGAGCGGCTGATCATCTTAGGTGGAAAAGAAATCTCGGAGGAGGACGTGAGACTATTTGCAGGAAAATAAACCTTCTGGAGACTGTATTGACCTTAGAAAAATTTACGATCTTCAAAAGAAAAAAGCGCCGATTAAAGCGCTTTTTTTTATGTACTGTTGCAAATTAGAATTCCGATGTAAAATGCAATTTCAGGTTGGGATACTTTTGCCGCACCATTTCTATAGAAAAGGCGGAGTCAGCGAGAAAAACTAACTGCCCTTGCTTGTCGCGCGCAAGATATTTCTGTTTGACGCGCAAGAAATCCTGAAATTCTGGATCCTTTTCATTCTGCGGAGGCTCAATCCAGCAGGCTTTATGGACAGGAAAATTCTCATAACTACATTTTGCACCGTATTCGTGCTCCAATCGGTATTGAATCACTTCGTATTGAAGTGCGCCGACCGTCCCTATCACTTTTCGTCCGTTGAAATCCAATCGAAAGAGCTGCGCAACTCCCTCGTCCATCAGCTGATCAATCCCTTTTTCTAATTGCTTTGACTTAAGTGGATCTGCATTATTAATATATCTGAAATGTTCTGGCGAGAAACTGGGGATTCCTCTGAAATGGAGAATCTCACCCTCAGTGAGTGTATCTCCAATTTTGAAATTGCCAGTATCGTGCAAACCCACTATATCTCCAGCAAAGGAAATGTCAACTATTTCCTTCTTCTCTGCAAAAAAAGCGTTGGGGCTGGAGAACTTCATCTTTTTATCATTTCTTACGTGGAGATAAGGCTTATTGCGTTCGAAAGTCCCCGACACAATTTTAACAAACGCCAATCGGTCGCGATGATTAGGATCCATATTAGCATGTATCTTGAATACAAACCCCGAGAAGTTTTTTTCATCGGGATTTACCACTCGCTCTTCGCTGGCTTTTGGTCTTGGCGAAGGAGCAATCTCTACAAAACAATCCAGTAGCTCTCGCACGCCAAAATTATTCAAAGCAGATCCGAAGAAGACGGGCTGCTGCCTACCTTCGAGGTATTCATTTCTGTCGAAGGTGGGATAAACTTCATACACTAACTCCAAATCATTACGGAGGTTTTCTGCAGCAGCGCTACTGATAATCTTTTCTAATTCAGGTGAATTAATATCATCGAAGGCAATTGTCTCTTCTATATTGCGTCGGCTATCACCAGAGAAGAGGTTAATATTTTTCTCCCAAATATTATAAATTCCACGAAAATCATAACCCATTCCGATCGGGAAGCTCAGCGGCGTAACTTTTAATCCTAACTTTTGCTCGACCTCGTCCAAAAGATCAAACGCATCCTTTCCTTCTCGGTCCAGCTTATTTATAAAAACGATCATCGGAATATTGCGCATCCTACATACTTCTACTAATTTTTCGGTCTGTTCCTCAACCCCTTTTGCCACGTCGATTACCACGATCACGCTATCTACGGCGGTGAGAGTTCGGAAAGTATCTTCGGCAAAGTCCTTGTGACCTGGAGTATCTAAGATATTAATTTTTTGGTCTTTATAATTAAAGGCGAGTACCGACGTCGCTACAGAAATCCCTCTTTGACGTTCGATTTCCATAAAATCCGAAGTAGCTCCTTTCTTTATTTTATTACTCTTTACGGCGCCAGCCTCTTGTATCGCCCCACCAAATAGCAGGAGCTTTTCTGTAAGGGTGGTTTTCCCAGCATCGGGGTGGGAAATAATTCCGAAA from Capnocytophaga haemolytica harbors:
- a CDS encoding sigma-54-dependent transcriptional regulator codes for the protein MPRILIIEDEAAIRRVLTKILMEESKEYEVEEACDGAEGLEKLRKEDYDLVLCDIKMPKKDGLEVLSEIKKIKAETLFVMISGHGDLETAVNAMKLGAYDYISKPPDLNRLLSTVRNALDRKNLVVENKRLKKKINQNYEMIGESQPLQQIREMIDKVAPTEARVLITGDNGTGKELVAHALHEKSERAEAPMIEVNCAAIPSELIESELFGHIKGSFTSAVKDRAGKFEAANHGTIFLDEIGDMSLSAQAKVLRALQEHKISRVGSDKDISIDVRVIAATNKDLKKEIAEGRFREDLYHRLAVILIKVPSLNERKDDIPLLVEHFCNRISQEQGIATKTFSEKAIAMLQEQDWTGNIRELRNVVERLIILGGKEISEEDVRLFAGK
- a CDS encoding peptide chain release factor 3, whose product is MDLEQEIKRRRTFGIISHPDAGKTTLTEKLLLFGGAIQEAGAVKSNKIKKGATSDFMEIERQRGISVATSVLAFNYKDQKINILDTPGHKDFAEDTFRTLTAVDSVIVVIDVAKGVEEQTEKLVEVCRMRNIPMIVFINKLDREGKDAFDLLDEVEQKLGLKVTPLSFPIGMGYDFRGIYNIWEKNINLFSGDSRRNIEETIAFDDINSPELEKIISSAAAENLRNDLELVYEVYPTFDRNEYLEGRQQPVFFGSALNNFGVRELLDCFVEIAPSPRPKASEERVVNPDEKNFSGFVFKIHANMDPNHRDRLAFVKIVSGTFERNKPYLHVRNDKKMKFSSPNAFFAEKKEIVDISFAGDIVGLHDTGNFKIGDTLTEGEILHFRGIPSFSPEHFRYINNADPLKSKQLEKGIDQLMDEGVAQLFRLDFNGRKVIGTVGALQYEVIQYRLEHEYGAKCSYENFPVHKACWIEPPQNEKDPEFQDFLRVKQKYLARDKQGQLVFLADSAFSIEMVRQKYPNLKLHFTSEF